From the Taeniopygia guttata chromosome 20, bTaeGut7.mat, whole genome shotgun sequence genome, one window contains:
- the TSHZ2 gene encoding teashirt homolog 2, with protein MPRRKQQAPKRAAGYVQEEDLKEEEDIKEEEEDDDDNNSTAQLQSSNDTGTDEEHEVGPEQKGNFCSFQNSPVSHISNQDVENESLLSDSSDHVADIKNICSREPQDPKSSAHPKGQSEAHDCMDKMTAVYANILSDSYWTGLGLGFKLSNSEKRSCDNRNGGNKADFDWHQDALSKSLQQNLPSRPVSKPNLFSSVQLYRQSSKMCGTVFTGASRFRCRQCSAAYDTLVELTVHMNETGHYQDDNHKKDKHRPTSYSKPRKRAFQDMDKEDAQKVLKCMFCGDSFDSLQDLSVHMIKTKHYQKVPLKEPVPTISSKMVTPAKKRVFDVNRPCSPDSTTGSFSDSFSPQKNANLQLSSNNRYGYQNGASYTWQFEACKSQILKCMECGSSHDTLQQLTTHMMVTGHFLKVTSSASKKGKQLVLDPLAVEKMQSLSEAPASDSPVSKSTSKSSAECIGPASELKKESKKDKADDANKDEKAMKTEEYEDTLQKPLDPTMKYQYLREEDLEDGSKGGGDILKSLENTVTTAINKAQNGAPSWSAYPSIHAAYQLSEGAKPSLPVGSQVLQIRPTMTNKLRPIAPKWKVMPLVPISANVSQCTQVKKEAEDKEEVQKDYAKEGVQAEPASLSQSEREPLLKAEISVEPKKTEPCPLKEEDKIKEDSGKEKPVLKEPPAASLSNGCAAANHSSELPCVNPLSALQSVLNNHLGKATEPLQPQSNCSPSSSTISMFHKPNLNMMEKPVLSPAPTPPKPASVSRHYLFENNDQPIDLTKSKGKKAESAQAQSCTSPPQKHALSDIADMVKVLPKATTPKPAASSRIPSMKLEIDVRRFEDVSTEVSTLHKRKGRQSNWNPQHLLILQAQFASSLFQTSEGKYLLSDLGPQERMQISKFTGLSMTTISHWLANVKYQLRKTGGTKFLKNMDKGHPVFYCSDCASQFRTPSTYISHLESHLGFQMKDMNRLAVEQQTKVEQEISRVSVQRSPETIAGEEDTDSKFKCKLCCRTFASKHAVKLHLSKTHSKSPEHHSQFVAEVDEE; from the coding sequence GTTATGTCCAAGAGGAAGATttaaaggaagaggaagatataaaggaggaggaggaagatgacgATGACAACAACTCcactgctcagctgcagagcagcaatgaCACTGGCACGGATGAGGAGCACGAAGTGGGTCCTGAGCAGAAAGGGAATTTCTGCAGTTTCCAGAACTCCCCTGTCAGTCACATATCCAACCAGGACGTGGAGAACGAATCACTGCTGAGTGACAGTAGTGACCATGTGGCAGATATCAAAAACATCTGCTCCAGGGaaccccaggaccccaaaagcAGCGCCCACCCCAAAGGCCAGAGCGAAGCACACGATTGCATGGATAAAATGACAGCAGTCTATGCCAACATCCTGTCGGACTCTTACTGGACAGGCTTGGGGCTGGGTTTCAAGTTGTCCAACTCCGAAAAGAGGAGTTGCGACAACAGGAACGGAGGGAACAAAGCCGATTTCGATTGGCACCAAGACGCACTGTCCAAAAGCTTGCAGCAGAATTTGCCTTCCAGGCCTGTCTCCAAGCCCAACCTGTTCAGCTCGGTGCAGCTCTacaggcagagcagcaaaatGTGCGGGACTGTGTTCACAGGCGCCAGCCGGTTCCGCTGCCGGCAGTGCAGCGCTGCCTACGACACCTTGGTGGAACTCACGGTCCACATGAACGAGACAGGGCACTACCAGGATGACAACCACAAAAAGGACAAGCACAGACCTACCAGCTACTCCAAACCCCGGAAAAGGGCGTTCCAGGACATGGACAAGGAAGATGCACAAAAAGTTCTGAAGTGTATGTTCTGTGGTGACTCTTTTGATTCCCTTCAAGATCTGAGTGTTCATatgataaaaacaaaacattacCAAAAAGTGCCTTTGAAGGAGCCGGTACCAACCATTTCTTCAAAAATGGTCACTCCAGCCAAGAAACGTGTGTTTGATGTGAACAGGCCTTGCTCCCCCGACTCCACCACGGGGTCTTTCTCAGACTCCTTCTCTCCTCAGAAGAACGCGAACCTGCAGCTCTCCTCCAACAACCGCTACGGGTACCAGAACGGGGCCAGCTACACCTGGCAGTTCGAGGCCTGCAAATCCCAGATTTTGAAGTGTATGGAATGTGGAAGCTCCCATGATACCTTGCAGCAGCTCACAACCCACATGATGGTCACTGGCCATTTCTTGAAAGTCACGAGTTCAGCttcaaagaaaggaaagcaacTTGTTCTGGATCCTTTAGCTGTGGAAAAAATGCAATCGCTGTCTGAAGCACCAGCCAGTGACAGCCCTGTTTCAAAATCAACCAGTAAATCATCTGCAGAATGCATAGGTCCTGCCTCTGaacttaaaaaagaaagtaaaaaagatAAAGCTGATGATGCAAACAAAGATGAGAAAGCAATGAAAACTGAGGAGTATGAAGATACTCTTCAGAAACCCCTGGATCCCACAATGAAATACCAGTACCTCCGAGAAGAAGATTTAGAAGATGGTTCAAAGGGTGGTGGGGATATTTTAAAGTCCTTGGAGAACACTGTCACGACAGCCATCAATAAAGCTCAGAACGGAGCTCCCAGCTGGAGTGCGTATCCCAGCATCCATGCGGCTTACCAGCTCTCGGAGGGAGCCAAGCCCTCCTTGCCTGTGGGATCCCAGGTGCTCCAAATCAGGCCAACCATGACCAATAAATTGAGGCCCATAGCGCCCAAGTGGAAGGTGATGCCTCTGGTCCCTATCTCAGCAAACGTGAGCCAATGCACTCAAGTGAAGAAGGAGGCTGAGGACAAGGAGGAGGTACAAAAGGACTATGCTAAGGAGGGTGTCCAGGCTGAGCCGGCCTCGCTCAGCCAGAGCGAGAGGGAACCTCTCCTCAAAGCTGAAATCTCTGTGGAGCCAAAAAAGACAGAACCGTGTCCCTTGAAAGAAGAAGACAAAATTAAAGAGgacagtgggaaagaaaagccaGTCCTCAAGGAGCCaccagcagcttctctcagtaatggctgtgctgctgctaatcacTCCTCGGAGCTGCCCTGTGTGAACCCCCTGAGCGCCCTGCAGTCCGTCCTGAACAATCACCTGGGTAAAGCCACCGAGCCCTTACAGCCTCAATCCaactgcagccccagctctaGCACAATTTCCATGTTCCACAAACCCAATCTAAACATGATGGAGAAGCCAGTTTTATCTCCTGCTCCAACCCCACCAAAGCCTGCAAGTGTATCCAGGCACTATTTGTTTGAAAACAATGATCAGCCTATTGACCTGACCAAATCCAAAGGCAAGAAAGCTGAGTCAGCTCAAGCACAATCTTGTACTTCTCCACCTCAAAAGCACGCTCTGTCTGACATTGCTGACATGGTCAAAGTTCTTCCCAAAGCTACCACACCAAAACCTGCTGCATCCTCCAGGATCCCGTCCATGAAGTTGGAAATAGATGTCCGACGCTTCGAGGACGTCTCCACGGAAGTCTCCACTCTGCATAAAAGGAAGGGCAGGCAGTCAAACTGGAATCCTCAGCATCTGCTCATTTTGCAAGCTCAGTTTGCTTCCAGCCTCTTCCAGACATCTGAAGGTAAATATTTATTATCAGACCTAGGCCCACAAGAGCGCATGCAGATTTCCAAATTCACTGGACTGTCGATGACCACCATCAGCCACTGGTTGGCAAATGTCAAGTATCAACTTAGGAAAACCGGAGGAACAAAGTTTTTGAAAAACATGGACAAAGGACATCCAGTCTTTTATTGCAGCGACTGTGCATCTCAGTTCCGAACCCCCTCTACTTACATTAGCCACTTAGAATCCCACCTAGGTTTCCAAATGAAAGACATGAACAGGCTGGCTGTGGAGCAGCAAACCAAGGTAGAGCAAGAAATCTCCAGAGTTTCAGTTCAAAGATCTCCTGAAACAATAGCTGGAGAAGAGGACACAGACTCTAAGTTCAAATGTAAGTTGTGCTGTCGGACATTTGCGAGCAAACATGCAGTAAAACTTCATCTAAGCAAAACACACAGCAAGTCACCAGAACACCATTCACAATTTGTAGCAGAAGTGGATGAAGAATAA